A genomic segment from Polyangium mundeleinium encodes:
- a CDS encoding alkaline phosphatase PhoX — protein sequence MNKIPPRFSRRVVLRGGLAGLAAMMSPSLLASCSSEGGAPPPPATVGEPPFGGPPLDGPKLVSRIAEIGTLGDPDANGVKLPPGFSARIVAQTNKKPLESSDYIWHIAPDGGATFLLEDGGHVYVSNSEVPIAGGVGALRFDAAGKLVDAYPILSMTNINCAGGPTPWGTWLSCEEASRGRVFECDPRGEHEAIVRPALGIFKHEAAAIDRVKHHVYLTEDEGDGCFYRFVPDKLNRFGFSDLSSGKLQVAEVGMDGSVKWLDVPDPLFEGLTPTRKQVASATLFDGGEGIWFHQGIVYFSAKGEGRVYAYDTMTETLAVIYDAKEAENPILTGVDNITVSCCGDVLVAEDSGDMQIVAILPSGELLPLVQVMGHDKSEITGPAFDPSGTRLYFSSQRGDGSGGVTYEITGPFHAPA from the coding sequence ATGAACAAAATCCCCCCTCGCTTTTCTCGACGCGTCGTCCTGCGTGGAGGCCTCGCGGGCCTCGCTGCGATGATGAGCCCCTCCCTGCTCGCGAGCTGCTCCTCGGAGGGCGGCGCGCCCCCTCCGCCCGCGACCGTCGGCGAGCCGCCGTTTGGCGGTCCCCCCCTCGACGGGCCCAAGCTCGTGTCGCGCATCGCGGAGATCGGGACGCTCGGCGATCCGGACGCGAATGGGGTCAAGCTGCCGCCGGGCTTCTCCGCGCGGATCGTCGCGCAAACCAACAAGAAACCCCTCGAGAGCTCCGATTACATCTGGCACATCGCGCCGGACGGCGGGGCGACGTTCCTCCTCGAAGACGGCGGTCACGTGTATGTCTCGAACTCGGAGGTCCCCATTGCCGGCGGCGTGGGCGCGCTCCGCTTCGACGCTGCGGGAAAGCTCGTGGACGCTTATCCGATCCTGAGCATGACGAACATCAACTGCGCCGGAGGGCCGACGCCCTGGGGCACGTGGCTCTCGTGCGAGGAGGCCTCGCGAGGGCGCGTCTTCGAGTGTGATCCCCGCGGCGAACACGAGGCGATCGTCCGCCCGGCCCTCGGCATCTTCAAGCACGAGGCGGCCGCGATCGATCGGGTCAAGCACCACGTCTACCTGACCGAGGACGAGGGCGACGGGTGTTTTTATCGATTCGTACCGGACAAGCTCAATCGATTCGGCTTTTCGGACCTCTCGAGCGGCAAGCTCCAGGTGGCCGAGGTCGGGATGGACGGGAGCGTGAAGTGGCTCGACGTGCCGGATCCGCTCTTCGAAGGCCTGACCCCCACGCGAAAGCAGGTCGCGAGCGCGACGCTCTTCGACGGCGGAGAGGGAATCTGGTTCCACCAGGGAATCGTGTACTTCTCGGCCAAGGGCGAGGGACGCGTGTACGCCTATGACACGATGACCGAGACGCTCGCCGTGATCTATGACGCGAAGGAAGCGGAGAACCCCATTCTGACGGGCGTCGACAACATCACCGTCTCGTGTTGCGGCGACGTCCTCGTGGCCGAGGATTCGGGGGACATGCAGATCGTGGCGATCCTGCCGAGCGGCGAGCTTCTGCCCCTCGTGCAGGTGATGGGTCACGACAAGAGCGAGATCACGGGGCCGGCCTTTGATCCTTCGGGGACGCGCCTCTACTTCAGCTCGCAGCGCGGCGATGGGAGCGGCGGCGTGACGTACGAGATCACGGGGCCGTTCCACGCGCCTGCATGA
- a CDS encoding zinc ribbon domain-containing protein, with protein MMHCPECGTKRSPGAATCGACGFVLATLEPAQKGAAVARTMMGVSLSDLAKGPNAAQEVDPDAPTLIKPGAKGPAKPVVPPPPENRTIVGMPALAPSGDAKPTPAQAPAQTLLGVAAPKAVASGASPAVKAPPPAEGTLLGVARPGIAPLRATDPSAGPAREGRAREMPHELGATIVPDVMERLRSGNPRPNVRDKLARKRLVLPPVQPRGEIPRERVRKNRRRALPVIVTAGLLVVFAGIFAVFYTSPPPLTARVKATPEGREAVEIECPSCPDGTKVQINAASADVKKQTALVTLPAPLALGENRLKVSLDRPGSGRDESVGVTVHVSYRLRPDLTGLANEKPSVHVAVEAVGGTEITIDGKPAAVKDGPAVHVIDVASDCTGPADEPATLKRRVPYIVKTEGGTREEGAVDVAVGIVPLHIDAPGARVIVEGETFVLAGRTMKGAEVLAAGKPIQVSADGSFAQRMSVSSVGSTNIEVRAKAPGMAPRIVPIAVRRVEKLAAAAQEFMADKPLGFTAFAAAQASDVGKPAVVSGEIVDARTQNHQTIFLLDVPAKEGCPKGQGPCRVRLVHGFPNPAKAGDVITAYGQLGKPWSAPGSSVVPEIQVAFTMPGERR; from the coding sequence GTGATGCACTGCCCCGAGTGCGGGACCAAGAGGAGCCCCGGCGCCGCCACCTGTGGCGCGTGCGGCTTCGTGCTGGCCACGCTCGAGCCGGCGCAGAAAGGCGCCGCCGTCGCGCGCACCATGATGGGCGTGTCGCTCTCGGACCTCGCCAAGGGCCCGAACGCAGCCCAGGAGGTCGATCCCGACGCGCCGACGCTCATCAAGCCCGGCGCGAAAGGTCCAGCGAAGCCCGTCGTCCCGCCGCCGCCCGAGAACCGCACGATCGTCGGCATGCCCGCGCTCGCGCCGTCCGGCGACGCGAAGCCCACGCCCGCGCAAGCCCCCGCGCAGACGCTGCTCGGCGTGGCCGCCCCGAAGGCCGTGGCCTCCGGCGCTTCGCCTGCCGTCAAGGCGCCGCCGCCGGCGGAGGGCACGTTGCTCGGCGTGGCGCGGCCGGGGATCGCGCCGCTCCGCGCGACGGATCCAAGCGCCGGTCCCGCGCGGGAGGGTCGCGCGCGCGAGATGCCACACGAGCTCGGCGCGACGATCGTGCCCGACGTGATGGAGCGGCTCCGCAGCGGCAACCCGCGGCCGAACGTCCGCGACAAGCTCGCGCGCAAGCGCCTCGTCCTGCCACCCGTGCAGCCACGCGGCGAGATTCCACGCGAGCGCGTGCGCAAGAACCGAAGGCGCGCGCTGCCGGTGATCGTCACGGCTGGCTTGCTCGTGGTGTTCGCCGGGATCTTCGCGGTGTTCTACACGAGCCCGCCGCCGCTCACGGCGCGCGTAAAAGCGACGCCGGAGGGGCGCGAGGCCGTGGAGATCGAGTGTCCGAGCTGCCCCGACGGCACGAAGGTGCAGATCAACGCGGCGAGCGCGGACGTGAAGAAACAGACGGCGCTCGTGACCCTGCCCGCGCCGCTCGCGCTCGGCGAGAACCGGCTCAAGGTCTCGCTCGACAGGCCCGGCAGCGGGCGCGACGAGTCCGTGGGTGTGACGGTGCACGTGAGTTATCGGCTCCGGCCCGATCTCACGGGGCTCGCCAACGAAAAACCGTCGGTGCACGTGGCCGTGGAGGCCGTGGGCGGGACGGAGATCACGATCGACGGCAAGCCCGCAGCGGTGAAGGACGGGCCCGCGGTGCACGTGATCGACGTGGCCTCGGACTGCACGGGCCCCGCCGACGAACCCGCGACCTTGAAGCGGCGCGTGCCGTACATCGTGAAGACGGAAGGCGGCACGCGTGAAGAGGGCGCGGTCGACGTCGCGGTGGGGATCGTGCCGCTGCACATCGACGCGCCGGGCGCGCGCGTGATCGTGGAGGGCGAGACGTTCGTGCTCGCGGGGCGCACGATGAAGGGCGCGGAGGTGCTCGCCGCGGGCAAGCCGATCCAGGTGTCGGCGGATGGATCGTTCGCGCAGCGGATGAGCGTGTCGTCGGTGGGATCGACGAACATCGAGGTGCGCGCGAAGGCGCCCGGGATGGCGCCGCGGATCGTGCCGATCGCGGTGCGGCGCGTGGAGAAGCTCGCGGCGGCGGCGCAGGAGTTCATGGCGGACAAACCGCTCGGCTTCACGGCGTTCGCGGCGGCGCAGGCGAGCGACGTGGGCAAGCCCGCGGTGGTGTCGGGTGAGATCGTCGACGCGCGGACGCAGAACCACCAGACGATCTTCTTGCTCGACGTGCCGGCGAAGGAGGGCTGTCCGAAGGGGCAAGGCCCTTGCCGCGTGCGACTCGTGCACGGGTTTCCGAACCCGGCGAAGGCAGGCGACGTGATCACGGCGTACGGTCAGCTCGGCAAGCCGTGGAGCGCGCCGGGCAGCAGCGTGGTGCCCGAGATCCAGGTGGCGTTCACGATGCCCGGAGAGCGGAGATGA
- a CDS encoding outer membrane protein assembly factor BamB family protein has protein sequence MKTPSRLGTALAVVAGLLAQPAPESARAEGIDTTRPYTVVVGPPRGHAPSERVDARRTGQSKSRLPFPPVDKWRRHAGGTIEVPPVVDEAGRIYVAMSLPEVVAYAPDGKEVFRTRLGSAPAIAPPVLTSDGTLLLVTSAGTAVGLGRDGRVRFATPLGQRGRDLDVAPLARSDGSVVIGGRALVELDPNGGVRARASLPERAVGALIEGPDGTIATGEAGGVYVFRPPNPPKKVGTFGGPLRRGAALEGGRTLLAVVGGKSLVGLDLKTGLTHVRAGDVGLGTYDEPVAIHPRGFAMVSTSTGLLFGIDAAGNERLRMVLDKGAQPTGPDPAAAAGTAAATGFFNAPADARSSPALLVDAEGRVAFARHNGRVGVARPDGNVALASERLCPAPVAMQPAGDDKLVVVCRDGSVWMLGI, from the coding sequence ATGAAGACACCGTCGCGTCTGGGGACGGCGCTCGCCGTGGTCGCAGGTTTGCTCGCGCAGCCCGCGCCCGAGAGCGCGCGCGCGGAGGGGATCGACACGACGCGGCCGTACACGGTGGTCGTGGGTCCGCCGCGGGGGCACGCGCCGAGCGAGCGGGTGGACGCGCGGCGGACGGGGCAGAGCAAGTCGCGGCTGCCGTTCCCGCCGGTCGACAAGTGGCGCAGGCACGCCGGCGGTACGATCGAGGTGCCGCCGGTCGTGGACGAGGCGGGTCGGATCTACGTGGCCATGAGCCTGCCGGAGGTGGTCGCGTACGCGCCCGACGGCAAGGAGGTCTTCCGGACGCGGCTCGGCAGCGCGCCGGCCATCGCGCCGCCGGTGCTGACGAGCGACGGGACGCTCCTGCTCGTGACGAGCGCAGGCACGGCGGTGGGCCTCGGGCGCGACGGTCGCGTGCGCTTCGCGACGCCGCTCGGGCAACGAGGCCGCGACCTCGACGTGGCGCCGCTCGCGCGTTCGGATGGAAGCGTGGTCATCGGCGGGCGAGCGCTCGTGGAGCTCGATCCGAACGGCGGCGTGCGGGCGCGGGCGAGCTTGCCGGAGCGCGCGGTGGGCGCGCTGATCGAGGGGCCGGACGGGACGATCGCGACGGGCGAGGCGGGCGGGGTGTACGTGTTCCGGCCGCCGAACCCGCCGAAGAAGGTGGGGACGTTCGGCGGGCCGCTGCGGCGCGGGGCCGCGCTCGAAGGCGGGCGGACGTTGCTCGCGGTGGTGGGCGGCAAGAGCCTCGTAGGGCTCGACCTGAAGACGGGGCTCACGCACGTGCGGGCCGGGGACGTGGGGCTCGGGACGTACGACGAGCCGGTGGCGATCCATCCGCGCGGGTTCGCGATGGTGTCGACGTCGACGGGGCTGCTCTTCGGGATCGATGCCGCAGGCAACGAGCGGCTGCGGATGGTGCTGGACAAGGGGGCGCAGCCGACGGGGCCGGATCCGGCGGCGGCGGCAGGGACCGCGGCGGCGACGGGGTTTTTTAATGCGCCGGCGGACGCACGGTCGAGCCCGGCGCTGCTCGTGGATGCCGAGGGGCGCGTGGCGTTCGCGCGGCACAATGGGCGGGTGGGGGTGGCGCGGCCGGATGGGAACGTGGCGCTCGCGAGCGAGCGGCTCTGCCCGGCGCCGGTGGCGATGCAGCCGGCAGGCGATGACAAGCTGGTCGTGGTTTGCCGCGATGGCAGCGTCTGGATGCTGGGGATCTGA
- a CDS encoding ribosome-inactivating family protein: MANYDLDISNYHSSHMAMWHSLTKTSHAGYRFCDTSSTQQHTITVKDGLTGPSCVLYLRQSDLYLVGFKNAANHVFAFHDQAPSTYNTRLTMSVNYAHVSTTAKGAAITRQTLVDAITAFDGHTGTSWNTLSLPFLSMALLVSEAMRFKNIYETMRGVASDRANGRYTTFNVWASLVTSWNANTTNLHGLHKLMQRPSQVNVKTWHHFTR, translated from the coding sequence ATGGCCAACTACGACCTCGACATCTCGAACTACCATTCCAGTCACATGGCGATGTGGCATTCGCTCACGAAGACCAGCCACGCCGGGTACCGGTTTTGCGACACCTCCTCCACCCAGCAGCACACCATTACCGTCAAGGATGGGCTGACCGGCCCGAGCTGCGTCCTCTACCTGCGCCAGAGTGATCTTTATCTGGTCGGCTTCAAGAACGCGGCGAACCACGTGTTCGCCTTCCACGACCAGGCCCCCTCGACGTACAACACCCGCCTCACCATGTCGGTGAACTATGCGCACGTGAGCACGACCGCGAAGGGTGCGGCGATCACCCGGCAGACGCTCGTCGACGCCATCACCGCCTTCGATGGGCACACGGGGACGAGCTGGAACACCCTCTCGCTCCCCTTCCTCTCGATGGCCCTGCTCGTGAGCGAGGCCATGCGCTTCAAGAACATCTACGAGACGATGCGCGGCGTCGCGAGCGATCGAGCCAATGGCAGGTACACGACCTTCAACGTCTGGGCCTCCCTCGTGACCTCGTGGAATGCCAACACCACGAACCTGCACGGCTTGCACAAGCTCATGCAGCGGCCCTCCCAGGTCAACGTGAAGACCTGGCACCACTTCACGCGCTGA
- a CDS encoding sensor histidine kinase codes for MPELSPARRLELERTMKELDVDAALEDLIGISHLLRRASDRAVRIVGNLKSFSRTPGEVVPTDLVAGIEETLVLLGRRLRDAGIEVEKRYGDVPEVLCRSGEMSQVCMNLLVNALQALETDGRPDKPTPRILIEARRDGGAALVAVSDNGPGVPDDLASRIFEPFFTTKPRGQGTGLGLSISSDIARRHGGALTLERADGGGARFVCRIPIA; via the coding sequence TTGCCCGAGCTCTCTCCTGCGCGGCGGCTCGAGCTCGAACGCACCATGAAAGAGCTCGACGTCGACGCCGCCCTCGAAGACCTCATCGGCATCTCGCACCTGCTCCGCCGCGCCAGCGACCGCGCGGTCCGCATCGTCGGCAACCTCAAGAGTTTTTCCCGGACGCCCGGCGAGGTCGTGCCCACGGACCTCGTCGCCGGCATCGAGGAGACCCTCGTCCTGCTCGGCCGCCGCCTGCGCGACGCCGGCATCGAGGTCGAAAAACGGTACGGCGACGTGCCCGAGGTCCTCTGCCGCTCGGGCGAGATGAGCCAGGTCTGCATGAACCTGCTCGTCAATGCCCTTCAGGCCCTCGAAACCGACGGCCGGCCCGACAAACCGACGCCGCGCATCCTCATCGAGGCCCGGCGCGACGGCGGCGCGGCCCTCGTCGCCGTCAGCGACAATGGCCCGGGTGTCCCCGACGACCTCGCGAGCCGCATCTTCGAGCCCTTCTTCACCACCAAACCCCGCGGCCAGGGCACGGGCCTCGGGCTCTCCATCTCGAGCGACATCGCCCGGCGCCACGGCGGCGCGCTCACCCTGGAGCGCGCCGACGGCGGCGGCGCGCGGTTCGTCTGTCGAATCCCGATCGCCTGA
- a CDS encoding L,D-transpeptidase, whose protein sequence is MRGYLLAPFVLAFGCGPAEPALAPPREAPVAVVATAPAAAAAAAPASASAAASASAPVAEPAPVAPSGPRLYAVEGIPWIFPTPEKKGERYLGYIRVGESVALKKPEPVRGAGCARGFWAIEPRGYVCNDPLVSREPPPEVRPAFDATLPAAGPFPYKYAISNGAPMYNRVPTPREQARIERLLGPAGKFEPLSKFLSAHEDLADPQPIRPADALPVFLEGGKMVRPGRFDLVRQNIPHGSMLSYTKAFSAEGRTFLLSVDLTVVPADRVRPFRPSTFHGVRLGEDVSLPLAWFRKSPRAKWRKLPDGALERTGTSYPARSYVMLTGHSTEHAGATYLETKEREGGQPVWVEQGDATVVEPRQKLPFGVRDGTKWVHVRITQGTLVAYEGLTPVFATLISPGSGGVPVKGIDNVKASTTPTGTFYVTFKDKAATMSPEKGEDRSFWIADVPHTQYFHPPFALHAAYWHERFGEPTSAGCVNLSPIDAETLFHWSDPPVPPGWQGAAGAGAPENGPTTAVVISR, encoded by the coding sequence ATGCGCGGCTACCTTCTCGCACCGTTCGTGCTCGCGTTCGGATGTGGCCCGGCGGAGCCCGCGCTCGCGCCGCCGCGGGAGGCGCCCGTCGCCGTGGTCGCGACCGCGCCCGCTGCCGCTGCCGCTGCCGCTCCCGCTTCCGCTTCCGCTGCCGCTTCCGCTTCCGCTCCGGTGGCCGAACCCGCGCCGGTGGCTCCTTCCGGCCCGCGCCTTTATGCCGTCGAGGGCATTCCCTGGATTTTCCCCACGCCCGAGAAAAAGGGCGAGCGCTACCTCGGGTACATCCGGGTCGGTGAATCGGTCGCGTTGAAAAAGCCGGAGCCCGTGCGCGGGGCCGGGTGCGCGCGGGGGTTCTGGGCGATCGAGCCGCGCGGGTACGTCTGCAACGACCCCCTCGTCTCGCGCGAGCCTCCGCCCGAGGTCCGGCCCGCGTTCGACGCGACGTTGCCCGCGGCCGGGCCCTTCCCCTACAAATACGCCATCTCCAATGGCGCGCCCATGTACAACCGCGTGCCCACGCCGCGCGAGCAGGCGCGCATCGAGCGGCTCCTCGGCCCCGCGGGCAAGTTCGAGCCGCTTTCCAAGTTCCTCTCCGCCCACGAGGACCTCGCCGATCCCCAGCCGATCCGCCCCGCCGACGCGCTGCCCGTGTTCCTCGAAGGCGGTAAAATGGTGCGTCCGGGTCGTTTCGATCTCGTGCGGCAGAACATTCCGCATGGGTCCATGCTCTCGTACACGAAGGCGTTCTCCGCCGAGGGACGCACGTTCCTGCTCTCGGTGGACCTCACGGTCGTGCCCGCCGACCGTGTGCGCCCGTTCCGCCCGAGCACGTTCCACGGCGTCCGCCTCGGCGAGGACGTCTCCTTGCCCCTCGCCTGGTTCCGCAAATCGCCGCGCGCGAAATGGCGCAAGCTCCCGGACGGCGCCCTGGAGCGCACCGGGACGTCGTACCCCGCGCGCTCGTATGTGATGCTGACGGGTCATTCCACGGAGCACGCGGGGGCCACGTACCTCGAAACGAAGGAGCGCGAGGGCGGGCAACCCGTGTGGGTGGAGCAAGGTGATGCGACCGTCGTCGAGCCGCGGCAAAAGCTGCCGTTCGGCGTGCGCGACGGGACGAAGTGGGTGCACGTGCGGATCACGCAAGGCACGCTCGTCGCGTACGAGGGGCTCACGCCCGTGTTCGCCACGCTCATTTCGCCGGGATCGGGCGGCGTGCCGGTGAAGGGGATCGACAACGTGAAGGCGAGCACGACGCCGACCGGGACGTTTTACGTGACGTTCAAGGACAAGGCTGCCACGATGTCGCCCGAAAAAGGCGAGGATCGCTCGTTCTGGATCGCCGACGTCCCTCACACGCAGTATTTCCACCCGCCCTTCGCGCTCCACGCGGCCTACTGGCACGAGCGTTTCGGCGAACCGACGAGCGCCGGCTGCGTGAACCTCTCGCCGATCGACGCCGAAACGCTGTTTCATTGGAGCGACCCGCCCGTGCCCCCCGGCTGGCAGGGCGCCGCGGGCGCCGGCGCCCCGGAGAACGGGCCGACAACGGCGGTCGTGATTTCGAGGTAG
- a CDS encoding alpha/beta fold hydrolase, with translation MSFPAFHPFRSAEARERFLARYDERAARWPVPCEGREVDTSLGRTFVRVSGRAGAPPLVLLHGISGSSLQWGPNVAKLAERFEVFAVDGIHDCGRSVYSRFAKEGHEYASWLDEVVTGLGIRSEFALAGLSYGGWIASQYGLRYPQRVRGLVLVAPANTVLPIVGTWIARAILTALPIPWLTRSFMQWMLADTAAQGEVGRKLVEEVSGDSYLAARCFASKPVVQPTVLRDEELQSLPRPTFLIVGENETIYSAKDAIARVKRVAPHIQTELVPNAGHDVTLAQAERFNALLLSWLGKGTATASPEDASS, from the coding sequence ATGAGCTTCCCCGCGTTTCACCCGTTCCGCTCCGCCGAGGCCCGCGAACGGTTCCTCGCCCGTTACGACGAGCGCGCCGCGCGCTGGCCCGTCCCCTGCGAAGGCCGCGAGGTCGATACATCCCTCGGACGCACGTTCGTCCGGGTGAGCGGACGCGCGGGGGCCCCGCCGCTCGTGCTCTTGCACGGGATCTCGGGCAGCTCGCTCCAATGGGGTCCGAACGTCGCCAAGCTCGCCGAGCGATTCGAGGTCTTCGCCGTCGACGGCATTCACGACTGCGGCCGGAGCGTGTATTCGAGGTTCGCGAAGGAGGGGCACGAGTACGCGTCCTGGCTCGACGAGGTCGTGACGGGTCTTGGGATCCGGTCCGAGTTCGCGCTCGCGGGGCTCTCGTACGGCGGGTGGATCGCGAGCCAGTATGGGCTGCGATATCCCCAGCGGGTGCGAGGGCTCGTGCTCGTCGCGCCGGCGAACACCGTGTTGCCCATCGTGGGGACCTGGATTGCGCGTGCCATTTTGACCGCCCTGCCCATTCCGTGGCTCACACGGAGCTTCATGCAATGGATGCTCGCGGACACGGCGGCGCAGGGCGAGGTGGGCCGGAAGCTCGTCGAGGAGGTGTCCGGAGACTCCTACCTGGCCGCGCGATGTTTCGCGTCGAAGCCCGTGGTGCAGCCGACGGTGTTACGTGACGAGGAGCTCCAGTCGTTGCCCCGGCCGACGTTCCTGATCGTGGGGGAAAACGAGACGATCTATTCGGCGAAGGACGCGATCGCGCGGGTGAAGCGCGTCGCGCCGCACATCCAGACGGAGCTCGTGCCGAACGCGGGGCACGATGTCACGCTCGCCCAGGCGGAGCGCTTCAACGCGCTGCTGCTCTCGTGGCTCGGAAAGGGGACGGCTACGGCTTCTCCAGAGGATGCCTCCAGTTAA
- a CDS encoding 4'-phosphopantetheinyl transferase family protein yields the protein MSLLSLPPGAAHLWYVDPDAVDDWYLRAAYHSVMSPEEARQQARFRFIEGRHEYLVTRALVRAVLSAYAPVAPRDWVFVRNSHGRPEIAGPNGAPRLRFNLSNTRGLVACLVARGREVGLDVEDTHRRGETVSIADRFFSPFESASLRRLPAYRQRDRFFDYWTLKEAYIKARGMGLAIPLDHFSYHLDEGGPIRISFEPALPDDPSRWQFSLTSIGGRHRVATAIERRPDEGTIAVEMFRCLPFEDVPPKA from the coding sequence TTGAGCCTTCTCTCCTTGCCGCCGGGCGCCGCGCACCTCTGGTACGTCGATCCCGACGCGGTCGACGACTGGTACCTGCGCGCGGCCTACCATTCCGTCATGTCCCCCGAGGAGGCCCGACAGCAGGCGCGTTTTCGGTTCATCGAGGGCCGGCACGAATACCTCGTCACGCGCGCGCTCGTCCGCGCCGTGCTCAGCGCGTATGCGCCCGTCGCCCCGCGCGACTGGGTCTTCGTGCGAAACAGCCACGGCCGCCCGGAGATCGCGGGCCCGAACGGCGCGCCGCGGCTCCGCTTCAACCTCTCGAACACGCGTGGCCTCGTCGCTTGCCTCGTCGCGCGCGGCCGCGAGGTCGGCCTCGACGTCGAGGACACCCACAGGCGCGGCGAGACCGTGAGCATCGCCGACCGCTTCTTCTCCCCGTTCGAATCCGCCTCGCTGCGCCGGCTGCCCGCGTATCGCCAGCGGGATCGATTCTTCGATTACTGGACGCTCAAAGAGGCCTACATCAAGGCGCGTGGCATGGGCCTCGCCATCCCGCTCGATCATTTTTCGTATCACCTCGACGAGGGCGGCCCCATTCGAATCTCCTTCGAGCCCGCGCTCCCGGACGATCCGTCGCGCTGGCAGTTTTCGCTCACCTCGATCGGCGGACGTCACCGCGTGGCGACCGCGATCGAACGAAGGCCGGACGAGGGAACAATCGCCGTCGAGATGTTTCGGTGTCTTCCGTTCGAGGACGTGCCGCCGAAGGCCTGA
- a CDS encoding metallophosphoesterase family protein: MKLLAISDLHVGFPDNRAAVASLGARPDDWLILGGDLGETFEHVRFVLDTLAPRFRKLVWVPGNHELYVDLHAPPGEPRGAARYTRYVELCRERGVLTPEDPYPVWEGEGGPHLLVPMFLLYDYTFRPDNVPVSEAVDWAAEQGIAAADEVLLDPTPFPSRPAWCHARVAETEARLRAAPALPKVLINHFPLRQDLVFLPRVPRFSPWCGTRKTTDWHVRFDARVVVQGHLHVRRTVHVDGVRFEEVSFGYPRERRSDRTIDAYVKQILPTPEPTP; this comes from the coding sequence ATGAAGCTCCTCGCCATCAGTGATCTGCACGTCGGATTTCCCGACAATCGAGCCGCCGTCGCGTCCCTCGGCGCGCGGCCCGACGATTGGCTCATCCTCGGCGGAGATCTCGGCGAGACATTCGAGCACGTACGATTCGTGCTGGATACGCTCGCGCCGCGGTTCCGCAAGCTCGTGTGGGTGCCGGGCAACCACGAGCTCTACGTCGATCTCCACGCGCCGCCGGGCGAGCCGCGCGGCGCCGCGCGGTATACGCGGTACGTCGAGCTCTGCCGCGAGCGGGGCGTGCTCACGCCGGAGGATCCTTATCCCGTGTGGGAAGGCGAAGGCGGGCCGCACCTCCTCGTGCCCATGTTCCTGCTCTACGATTACACGTTCCGCCCGGACAACGTGCCCGTGAGCGAGGCCGTCGACTGGGCCGCGGAGCAGGGCATCGCCGCGGCGGACGAGGTCTTGCTCGATCCCACGCCGTTTCCGAGTCGCCCCGCGTGGTGCCACGCGCGTGTGGCCGAGACCGAAGCGCGCCTCCGCGCAGCGCCCGCGCTGCCGAAGGTGCTCATCAACCATTTCCCGCTGCGCCAGGACCTCGTGTTCTTGCCGCGCGTGCCGCGCTTCTCGCCGTGGTGCGGCACGCGAAAAACCACGGATTGGCACGTCCGCTTTGATGCGCGGGTCGTCGTGCAGGGCCATTTGCACGTCCGGAGGACGGTGCACGTCGACGGCGTCCGCTTCGAGGAGGTCTCGTTCGGATACCCGCGCGAGCGCCGGAGCGACCGCACGATCGACGCCTACGTGAAGCAAATCCTCCCGACGCCGGAGCCCACGCCTTGA